In Terriglobales bacterium, the following are encoded in one genomic region:
- the hslU gene encoding ATP-dependent protease ATPase subunit HslU has translation MAIYLPATAEEQHVTLDELTPREIVAELDKYVVGQKDAKRAVAIALRNRMRRQKLTPELAEEIMPKNIIMIGPTGVGKTEIARRLAKLASSPFLKVEASKFTEVGYVGRDVESMIRDLIEIAIDMVREEKLEEVEDKAELNAEERLLDLLLPGSRAGETGASAVFLEGQVEPQSRTREKLRQQLREGKLDDRMVELDVREKSFPAFEIISNQGVEEMDINVKDMLPNLFGQRTKKRKMKVSEAFEYLIQEEEQRLIDMDQVQRTAVERAENSGIIFLDEIDKIAGRESGHGPDVSREGVQRDILPIVEGTTVNTRYGMVRTDHILFIAAGAFHVSKPSDLIPELQGRFPIRVELQSLTMEDFVRILTEPKLSIVKQSTALLETEGLKLEFTEEALSEIARFAFRVNEGTENIGARRLHTIMERVLDEISFNAPDMKEKDVKVDGDYVRKMLADIVKDQDLSRYIL, from the coding sequence ATGGCCATCTACCTGCCCGCCACCGCCGAAGAGCAGCACGTCACGCTCGACGAGCTGACGCCGCGCGAGATCGTCGCCGAGCTCGACAAGTACGTCGTCGGGCAGAAGGACGCGAAGCGCGCCGTCGCCATCGCCTTGCGCAACCGCATGCGCCGCCAGAAGCTCACGCCCGAGCTCGCCGAAGAGATCATGCCGAAGAACATCATCATGATCGGCCCCACCGGCGTCGGCAAGACGGAGATCGCGCGCCGCCTGGCCAAGCTCGCGAGCTCGCCCTTCCTCAAGGTGGAAGCCTCGAAGTTCACCGAGGTCGGCTACGTGGGCCGCGACGTCGAGAGCATGATCCGCGACCTCATCGAGATCGCCATCGACATGGTGCGCGAAGAGAAACTGGAAGAGGTCGAGGACAAGGCCGAGCTCAACGCCGAGGAGCGCCTGCTCGACCTGCTCTTGCCCGGCTCGCGTGCCGGCGAGACCGGTGCCTCGGCCGTGTTCCTCGAGGGACAGGTCGAGCCGCAATCGCGCACCCGCGAGAAGCTCCGCCAGCAACTGCGGGAGGGCAAGCTCGACGACCGCATGGTCGAGCTCGACGTCCGCGAAAAATCCTTCCCCGCCTTCGAGATCATCTCCAACCAGGGCGTCGAGGAGATGGACATCAACGTCAAGGACATGCTGCCCAACCTCTTCGGCCAGCGCACCAAGAAGCGCAAGATGAAGGTCTCGGAAGCGTTCGAGTACCTCATCCAGGAAGAGGAGCAGCGCCTGATCGACATGGACCAGGTGCAGCGCACCGCGGTCGAGCGCGCCGAGAACTCCGGCATCATCTTCCTCGACGAGATCGACAAGATCGCCGGCCGCGAATCCGGCCACGGGCCTGACGTCTCGCGCGAAGGCGTGCAGCGCGACATCCTGCCCATCGTCGAAGGCACCACCGTCAACACGCGCTACGGCATGGTGCGCACCGACCACATCCTGTTCATCGCCGCCGGCGCGTTCCACGTCTCCAAGCCGAGCGACCTCATCCCCGAGCTCCAGGGCCGCTTCCCCATCCGCGTGGAGCTGCAGTCGCTCACCATGGAGGACTTCGTCCGCATCCTCACCGAGCCCAAGCTCTCCATCGTGAAGCAATCGACCGCGCTGCTCGAGACCGAAGGCCTGAAGCTGGAGTTCACCGAAGAAGCGCTCTCCGAGATCGCGCGCTTCGCCTTCCGCGTGAACGAAGGCACCGAGAACATCGGCGCGCGCCGCCTGCACACCATCATGGAGCGCGTGCTCGACGAGATCAGCTTCAACGCCCCCGACATGAAGGAAAAAGACGTCAAGGTCGACGGTGACTACGTCCGCAAGATGCTCGCCGACATCGTCAAGGACCAGGACCTCTCCCGCTACATCCTGTAG
- the hslV gene encoding ATP-dependent protease subunit HslV — translation MRTNRLVRSTTVLAVRRNGSVVMAADGQVTLGDSVIKHSAKKIRRLHNEKIIAGFAGSTADAFSLFARFESKLDQYHGNLGRAAVELAKEWRTDKVLRHLEALLLIADKESMYLVSGQGDVIEPDSDASAIGSGGQYALAAARALLDNTDLPARKIAEEAMRIAGKICIYTNDTLTVEEL, via the coding sequence ATGCGAACGAACCGTCTAGTCCGCTCCACCACCGTGCTGGCGGTGCGCCGCAACGGCAGCGTCGTCATGGCCGCCGACGGCCAGGTCACGCTCGGCGACAGCGTCATCAAGCACTCCGCCAAGAAGATCCGCCGGTTGCACAACGAGAAGATCATCGCCGGCTTCGCCGGCTCCACCGCCGACGCCTTCTCGCTCTTCGCCCGCTTCGAGAGCAAGCTCGACCAGTACCACGGCAACCTCGGCCGCGCCGCCGTCGAGCTCGCCAAGGAGTGGCGCACTGACAAGGTGCTGCGCCATCTCGAGGCGCTGCTGCTCATCGCCGACAAGGAATCCATGTACCTGGTCTCGGGCCAGGGCGACGTCATCGAGCCCGACTCCGACGCCTCGGCCATCGGCTCCGGCGGGCAGTACGCGCTCGCCGCCGCCCGCGCCCTGCTCGACAACACCGACCTCCCCGCCCGCAAGATCGCCGAAGAGGCCATGCGCATCGCCGGCAAGATCTGCATCTACACCAACGACACGCTGACGGTGGAGGAGCTGTGA
- a CDS encoding ATP-binding protein, producing the protein MSASPQTCPLCQGTGWKPVANGGARKVARCDCQTAARAERLLAAAHIPARYEHCELENFETLGRQPLASGLLAARRFVEEYPVHREGLLIVGDIGVGKTHLAVGILKLLMRDKSIGCLFYDYRELLKDIQNSFNPSVAETEMDILRPVFETEVLLIDELGAVKPTDWKWDTISDIINRRYNAQKTTLFTTNFPDEAESGISGSHDLRGRSAAERAARRETLGDRITERMRSRLHEMCKLVEMHGDDFRVKVKSASFR; encoded by the coding sequence GTGAGCGCAAGCCCACAAACCTGCCCGCTCTGCCAGGGCACCGGCTGGAAGCCGGTGGCCAACGGTGGCGCCCGCAAGGTCGCGCGCTGCGACTGCCAGACCGCCGCCCGCGCCGAGCGCCTGCTTGCCGCCGCGCACATCCCGGCGCGCTACGAGCACTGCGAGCTCGAGAACTTCGAGACGCTCGGCCGCCAGCCCCTCGCCTCCGGGCTGCTCGCCGCGCGCCGCTTCGTCGAAGAGTACCCCGTGCATCGCGAGGGCCTGCTGATCGTCGGCGACATCGGCGTCGGCAAGACGCACCTCGCCGTCGGCATCTTGAAGCTGCTCATGCGCGACAAGAGCATCGGCTGCCTGTTCTACGACTACCGCGAGCTGCTCAAGGACATCCAGAACTCGTTCAACCCCTCCGTCGCCGAGACCGAGATGGACATCCTCCGCCCGGTGTTCGAGACCGAGGTGCTGCTGATCGACGAGCTCGGCGCCGTCAAGCCCACCGACTGGAAGTGGGACACCATCTCCGACATCATCAACCGCCGCTACAACGCGCAGAAGACCACGCTCTTCACCACCAACTTCCCCGACGAGGCCGAGTCCGGCATCAGCGGCAGCCACGACCTGCGCGGCCGCTCCGCCGCCGAGCGCGCCGCCCGCCGCGAGACCCTGGGCGACCGCATCACCGAGCGCATGCGCTCCCGCCTGCACGAGATGTGCAAGCTGGTCGAGATGCACGGCGACGACTTCCGCGTGAAGGTGAAGTCCGCCAGCTTCCGGTAA
- a CDS encoding lipid-binding SYLF domain-containing protein, whose translation MKKLVAILILAGLLAVAGCSQRENSASTGGAAAQGVAQGPKAEAIDRLNDSAQILKELTGAQDAEIPESVLKDAKCVAIVPSMIKGGFVFGGQHGRGVATCRNGNSWSAPAFFTLSGGSWGAQIGAEAVDVVMLVMNDQGMKDLMSSKFKLGASGSVAAGPVGREASANTDISMKSGILTYSRSRGLFAGLDLNGAVVQQDDESQDAFYGKNVSFGSILQGAKPVPADAQPFLASVRQSFREANVQAGEKP comes from the coding sequence ATGAAGAAACTGGTGGCAATTCTCATTTTGGCCGGCCTGCTCGCGGTCGCGGGCTGCTCGCAGCGCGAGAACAGCGCCTCGACGGGTGGCGCGGCGGCGCAGGGTGTGGCGCAGGGGCCGAAGGCGGAGGCGATCGACCGCCTCAACGACTCGGCGCAGATCCTCAAAGAGCTCACCGGAGCCCAGGACGCCGAGATCCCGGAGAGCGTGCTGAAAGACGCGAAGTGCGTGGCCATCGTGCCTTCGATGATCAAGGGCGGGTTCGTCTTCGGCGGCCAGCACGGGCGCGGCGTGGCGACTTGCCGCAACGGCAACTCCTGGAGCGCGCCGGCGTTCTTCACGCTGTCGGGCGGAAGCTGGGGCGCGCAGATCGGCGCCGAAGCGGTCGACGTCGTGATGCTGGTCATGAACGACCAAGGCATGAAGGACCTGATGAGCTCGAAGTTCAAGCTGGGCGCGTCGGGTTCGGTCGCGGCCGGACCGGTCGGCCGTGAGGCCTCCGCGAACACCGACATCTCCATGAAGTCGGGCATCCTGACCTACTCGCGTTCGCGCGGGCTGTTCGCGGGCTTGGACCTGAACGGCGCGGTCGTGCAGCAGGACGACGAGTCGCAGGACGCCTTCTATGGGAAGAACGTGAGCTTCGGCTCGATCCTGCAGGGCGCCAAGCCGGTGCCGGCGGACGCGCAGCCGTTCCTGGCCAGCGTGCGGCAGAGCTTCCGCGAAGCCAACGTGCAGGCGGGCGAGAAGCCGTAG